Genomic DNA from Lactuca sativa cultivar Salinas chromosome 8, Lsat_Salinas_v11, whole genome shotgun sequence:
TTTCTTCAACTCATCCATTACATATTTAAAGTGATTTAATGTTGTTGCTCTACCACATTCCCAAACCAAGTCACTCAACTCTTTTCCTTTCCATTGTTTCTTCAAATTCTCCTGAATATGCCTCAAACAAAACCCATGTTCTGCATTGGGGAATACCTTTGCAACTGCTGGTATTATCCCCTTAACAAATGCAAATACAACCAGTTTCATTTATAAAAATAGAAAGTAAGGTACACTATCATGAGAAACAATTAGGTAAAACATACCTTTTGTCTATCAGAAATGAAGGTAAAATTTGAATTTGCTCCCAATTCCAAGTCTTCTCCTAACAGTTTCATGAAGCAGGTCCAAGAACTAGTTGTCTCAGCCTTTACCACTGCATATGTTACATGGTATATTCCATTATTTGAGTCTAGACCCACAACAGTTAGTACATGCCCAGGATATGGGCCTTTCAAGAATGTACCATCAACTCCCAGGAAATCCCTTAACCCAGTTTTGAATCCCAACTTCAATGCACCTAGACATACATATATTCTTCTAAAAGTTCTTGTAGTAGTCGACAAGCATGGTTTAGAATACACATATATCCTAACAATTGAACCAGGATTAGTGTTTAGAAGTTCCAAAGCATAATCCCTCAGATACCCATATTGAAGTTGGTAGTCCCCACTAATCACACATTTAGCCATTTGCTTTGCCCTACCAACCTTTTGAACTGACATACCAAGCTCCAACTTCTTACACAACTCCTCGTGTGAAGCTTTGATTGGAATTTTAGGGTTACTCTAAATTTGTGGGACAATTAAGTTTGCTAAATATTTTGAAGTACAAGCTTTCATTGATCTTTTCTGCAAACATTTATGGACATCATGTACTGTTTTCACCAACCAATCCTTATTCTCATCTGGCCTCGAGATTTGGACTGCCCAAGGACATTTTCCTTTTTTACTAATCACATTTTTGTCCTTGCACTTTACTTTACTTCTAGTTGATGGGCCACCACATTCAACTGTTTCAGTAGATTGTCCCTTGCACTTTACCTTACTGCTAGTTGATGGCCCACCACATTGAACTGTTTCAGTAGATTGGCCCACAACACCTCCACATTTGACCCTTATCTTGATTTTATCATTTTTTGCTAAGGATAGGGACCTCCTTGTATTTACAGCATGTGCATGCATGTAGTCCACAACTTCCTTCTTTGTTTTTAAACACTACCCCACCCTATATGGTTTTAAATGGATCTCCCCATGTGAGCATGGAGTTGACCTACTCAACTCCTTAAGCATTTTTGTCCTTTCATCTTCATAAAATCCTGCATACTGATAATCATCACTTTGAATAACTTCCAACTCTTCATCAACTATGTCATTCCCTATACTTTCGGTTTTGCTTGTTTAAAATTCCATGTTCATCTACATCCACGACACTTTGGAATTCACTCATGTCTACATCCACATCAAATTGCAAGTTAGAATCATGTACAATGTAGTCACTATCATCAGAATCATCTCCACTATAATCAAAACCATCATCATTCTGACTATAGAAAGCATCTCCACTGTCATCACTTACCATGCCCTTTAGAATTTCCATTTCTACTTGATTGTCTTCACCATTTGGTACAATGTACTCAGCATCAAAGTCAGCATAAGTTGAATAATCATTTGTAAATGCTTCAAATTCATCGAGTCTTACACTTTGTTGTCCatcaattgtagtggtgttgattatgatggcatgtgcggaattagaaaggatctagtgaatcatcatgtaaaatcaagaacacatggagtaaataaatctttgtaagctcttattagatctagaaagattatacaaatgggtttgtatacaatttctctctctagtctaacactccaaatggttccacttacataatgggagtcactcacttcctatttataggaaagactcaacccatttacacatacaaagaggaaagcctaaaacaatacatccaagcatgactttgcaccctaacattctccccctcaaagttaggattggatgttcgGCTTTAAtatccaacgagctagcgcgatcaagaccaaactccccctcgaagtaacactggtcttcaaatccgcaaatgaatattcgataaacccaagaagcttcgaatacccatcattctccccctttttataatcaaaaaatgattataaaacccactaaggatgagaagcgcccgaggaatagtcttcacgataccccccttgatgtgtaccaaaaatgaatcaccaaaaatcttgcacggaaaaacaatcatgaaaaagccacaaaaaattccaatttatgaaaaattttgactttttgggtgaaagttgcaagatttttcaaaaaccgggtagaaattgtcattttctgaaacttgcagggacccgttgcgctaAAAACAACCAAATATGCGAACTCTAACCCATTTGCGAAA
This window encodes:
- the LOC111888944 gene encoding uncharacterized protein LOC111888944, yielding MHAHAVNTRRSLSLAKNDKIKIRVKCGGVVGQSTETVQCGGPSTSSKVKCKGQSTETVECGGPSTRSKVKCKDKNVISKKGKCPWAVQISRPDENKDWLVKTSNPKIPIKASHEELCKKLELGMSVQKVGRAKQMAKCVISGDYQLQYGYLRDYALELLNTNPGSIVRIYVYSKPCLSTTTRTFRRIYVCLGALKLGFKTGLRDFLGVDGTFLKGPYPGHVLTVVGLDSNNGIYHVTYAVVKAETTSSWTCFMKLLGEDLELGANSNFTFISDRQKGIIPAVAKVFPNAEHGFCLRHIQENLKKQWKGKELSDLVWECGRATTLNHFKYVMDELKKMNDEAHAWLCKIPAETWSKSHFSGRAHTDCLLNNLCEVFNAKIEEEEIKTQAAKYVAKYNGAGKYQVASTWQDQYVVNLNERSCTCRFWEITGFPCRHVVSAIWNKIENGENAPDVEDWVHPCYKLSTCRAMYLNKTDPINGRSMWPKSDCPFTLTPPKHHTQVGRPKKKRRRGVDEPNNQTTKLSRKFLAVTCSKCHNKGHNSRTCKGQGGIGEVGSKGKTQGKGKTRAKGKTQGKGKGNLGNSVK